CTTGAAGACCGCACCCGCCAGCGGCGTCTGACCCCGGTCGTTGGCGCGGTCGGCGTCGGCGCCGCGTTCCAGCAGGGTGCGCACCGCCTCCGCGTGGGCGTGGTACGCCGCCAGCATCAGCAGCGTGTCGCCCTTCTCGTTGGTCAGGTCCGCCGGGACCCCGGCGTCGAGGTACGCCGCCAGCCCCGCCGCGTCACCCGATCGGGCCAGGTCGAAGACCTTGCCCGCCAGCTCCACGACCTCGGGGTCGAACTCGTCAGTCATCTGCGCCCACCTTCTCCGCGGCCTCGACGGCAAGGCCGTTCCCTGCTTCTTCGGCGCCGGCCTCCTCCGGGCTCGGAAGAGGGTCGCCGAAGGTGAAAGCGTACGGGGTCGGTCCGTCCGTCCTGAGCGCGGTCAGCCGCCGCTCGGCCTCCTCGACCGTCGGCCGGTGG
This genomic interval from Streptacidiphilus rugosus AM-16 contains the following:
- a CDS encoding ankyrin repeat domain-containing protein translates to MTDEFDPEVVELAGKVFDLARSGDAAGLAAYLDAGVPADLTNEKGDTLLMLAAYHAHAEAVRTLLERGADADRANDRGQTPLAGAVFKGAADVVAALLAAGADPDAGEPSARQAAQMFGRTELLET